AAATTTTATTATCACTGAAAATACTCAGTTGAGTAGTATCGAGTTGAAGTGGCTCTCCAATTTTTTTTCCGTTTCCATCAATCTTTACGCCCATGCAGTACACAATACTTTTTTTCTGGTACTGATAAATTACCATGGAGTGCTCAGGAGTGGAAAAAAGATCAACATTAATTGCACGGTCGGGAATAAAATCGAGTTCAACTTTATCTTTTTGCTTCATTTCAGCATCATACACTGCAATAACGTGACGGCTGCGGTTGTTTTTATAAACGAGATAATTATTGTTGTACTTACCCAGTATTTCAAAATTCAGCTGCCGGATATCGTCCCGATCGGGTTCTGAATAATAAATACGCTGTGCTTTTACGGTTACAGCAGAGGCAAGCAACAGAAGCAAACATCCAAAAGCTTTGATCGTCTTCATATTTCGTTGATTATTCTTTCTTAAAATTACGTTGAAAGCAGACATTTCGTATGAAAGATGCCGTTAAAAATTATATTGCACACGAATTATAAAAATAAACCCATTATTAATGGCAACTATTTGCATTACAGGCGGAACAGGTTTAATTGGAACAGCTCTTTCACAATATCTTTCTGCCAAAGGTCATGCCATTATCATTCTTTCCCGAACTGCAAAGCCGTCTTCAACAAAAGGGATCAGCTATGCAGCCTGGAATGTGGAAGCAGGAACAATCGACAGGGAAGCTATTGCTTCAAGCGATTATATCATTCATCTTGCCGGTGCCGGGGTTGCCGACAAGCGCTGGACAAAAAAAAGAAAAGCAGAAATTACCAACAGCCGGGTGCAGGGTGGTCAACTTTTGGTAAAAGCATTAACTGAAATTCCCAACAATGTAAAAGCTGTCATCTGTTCTTCAGCTATTGGCTGGTACGGACCAGATAACGGCAAACCGTTTGTTGAAACCGATCCTGTTAATACTGATTTTTTGGGTGAGACATGCAGAGTATGGGAAGAAGCAACTGAGGCAGTTAAAACACTTGGTAAACGCCTGGTGAAACTGAGAACAGGAATTGTATTGAGTAATGA
This portion of the Chitinophagaceae bacterium genome encodes:
- a CDS encoding TIGR01777 family protein, giving the protein MATICITGGTGLIGTALSQYLSAKGHAIIILSRTAKPSSTKGISYAAWNVEAGTIDREAIASSDYIIHLAGAGVADKRWTKKRKAEITNSRVQGGQLLVKALTEIPNNVKAVICSSAIGWYGPDNGKPFVETDPVNTDFLGETCRVWEEATEAVKTLGKRLVKLRTGIVLSNDGGALKEFKNTLRFGLATILGSGKQMISWIHVDDLCRMYEEAIQNEQLNGIYNAVAPNPVSNKDLIIALAKKMRGNTFITVPVPSFVLKIVLGELSIEVLKSATVSSSKIQNAGFPFLYPTIDAAFNELIS